A window of the Apostichopus japonicus isolate 1M-3 chromosome 8, ASM3797524v1, whole genome shotgun sequence genome harbors these coding sequences:
- the LOC139971803 gene encoding uncharacterized protein: protein MQQEVFKCKKKMAMEVVHRNSSPVSHRSSPSPRCRSPSPPRVVKRERNSALDISTILGTSSSSAKHDSNSIKPIHSVKTLDVTFASRLSGTTYKPIYPYQALAVSTHPLGTGTNSFPLPDAPASALTSAGYGAYPFYGFSVPESASTTASMSSLRLSALLASRRRRAAQTERIEPEEDLGECSRKKVKPVPEEKKDQAYWERRRKNNDAAKRSRDARRAKEEEIALRAVVLEQDNMKLRAEVSILKSELARLHYMVYNC, encoded by the coding sequence AAGAAAATGGCAATGGAAGTCGTCCACAGAAACAGTTCACCGGTGTCACACCGCAGTAGTCCATCTCCAAGATGTAGATCCCCGTCTCCACCTCGAGTTGTAAAGAGGGAAAGAAATTCAGCACTAGATATTTCGACCATTTTGGGAACTTCGTCGTCAAGCGCCAAACATGACAGTAACTCAATCAAACCCATACATTCCGTAAAGACATTGGACGTCACATTCGCGTCACGGCTGTCTGGTACCACATATAAACCTATTTATCCATATCAGGCCCTGGCAGTCAGCACCCACCCACTGGGAACTGGTACCAATAGCTTCCCTCTGCCAGACGCTCCTGCGTCCGCGCTGACGTCGGCCGGTTACGGTGCGTATCCATTTTACGGATTCTCGGTACCCGAATCGGCAAGTACCACTGCATCTATGTCGAGTTTAAGATTATCTGCACTGTTGGCGTCCCGTAGGAGAAGGGCCGCTCAGACAGAACGGATAGAACCCGAGGAAGACCTCGGTGAGTGTAGCAGGAAAAAGGTGAAACCTGTCCCCGAAGAGAAGAAGGATCAAGCATATTGGGAGaggcgtcgtaaaaataacgaCGCAGCTAAACGGTCTCGAGACGCAAGGCGAGCCAAGGAGGAAGAGATTGCTTTGAGGGCGGTAGTACTTGAACAAGACAATATGAAATTACGAGCAGAAGTCTCGATTTTAAAAAGTGAACTTGCAAGATTACATTACATGGTGTACAATTGTTAG